One window of Oncorhynchus masou masou isolate Uvic2021 chromosome 28, UVic_Omas_1.1, whole genome shotgun sequence genomic DNA carries:
- the LOC135517715 gene encoding density-regulated protein-like isoform X2, which translates to MASTENAETCSPENKGGHHGSADPDTKCPKKVQYCGVCSLPTEYCEYMPEPSKCRQWLEKNFPDVFARMSVGNASKQDTGGVEVPLVGEEDEKKKQKRGGRGQIKQKKKTVPQKITIAKIPRAKKKYVTRVCGMNTFDIDLKEAQRFFAQKFSCGASVTAEDEIIIQGDFTDDIIDVIQEKWPEVDDDSIEDLGEVKK; encoded by the exons ATGGCTAGTACTGAGAATGCAGAGACGTGTTCACCAGAAAACAAAGGAGGCCATCATGGGAGTGCTGACCCAGACACAAAGTGCCCAAAGAAAGTCCAGTATTGTGGCG TGTGCTCCTTGCCAACAGAGTACTGTGAGTACATGCCTGAGCCATCCAAATGCAGGCAGTGGCTGGAGAAGAACTTCCCAGATGTGTTTGCCAGGATGAGTGTAG GAAATGCTTCCAAGCAGGACACTGGCGGTGTAGAGGTGCCCCTTGTTGGAGAGGAGGATgaaaagaagaagcagaagagag GTGGCAGAGGACAGATCAAACAGAAAAAGAAGACTGTCCCTCAGAAAATAACGATAGCTAAAATCCCCCGCGCCAAGAAGAAATATGTCACCCGAGTCTGTGGAATGAACACCTTTG ATATTGACCTTAAAGAGGCTCAGAGATTCTTTGCCCAGAAGTTCTCCTGCGGCGCCTCGGTGACGGCGGAGGATGAAATCATCATTCAGGGAGATTTTACAGATGACATCATCGATGTCATTCAGGAAAAGTGGCCTGAG GTGGATGACGACAGCATTGAAGATCTTGGAGAAGTCAAGAAGTGA
- the LOC135517715 gene encoding density-regulated protein-like isoform X1 yields the protein MASTENAETCSPENKGGHHGSADPDTKCPKKVQYCGVCSLPTEYCEYMPEPSKCRQWLEKNFPDVFARMSVGPVGNASKQDTGGVEVPLVGEEDEKKKQKRGGRGQIKQKKKTVPQKITIAKIPRAKKKYVTRVCGMNTFDIDLKEAQRFFAQKFSCGASVTAEDEIIIQGDFTDDIIDVIQEKWPEVDDDSIEDLGEVKK from the exons ATGGCTAGTACTGAGAATGCAGAGACGTGTTCACCAGAAAACAAAGGAGGCCATCATGGGAGTGCTGACCCAGACACAAAGTGCCCAAAGAAAGTCCAGTATTGTGGCG TGTGCTCCTTGCCAACAGAGTACTGTGAGTACATGCCTGAGCCATCCAAATGCAGGCAGTGGCTGGAGAAGAACTTCCCAGATGTGTTTGCCAGGATGAGTGTA GGTCCGGTAGGAAATGCTTCCAAGCAGGACACTGGCGGTGTAGAGGTGCCCCTTGTTGGAGAGGAGGATgaaaagaagaagcagaagagag GTGGCAGAGGACAGATCAAACAGAAAAAGAAGACTGTCCCTCAGAAAATAACGATAGCTAAAATCCCCCGCGCCAAGAAGAAATATGTCACCCGAGTCTGTGGAATGAACACCTTTG ATATTGACCTTAAAGAGGCTCAGAGATTCTTTGCCCAGAAGTTCTCCTGCGGCGCCTCGGTGACGGCGGAGGATGAAATCATCATTCAGGGAGATTTTACAGATGACATCATCGATGTCATTCAGGAAAAGTGGCCTGAG GTGGATGACGACAGCATTGAAGATCTTGGAGAAGTCAAGAAGTGA
- the LOC135517714 gene encoding hydroxycarboxylic acid receptor 2-like, producing the protein MANFTTTEDACCAFESPILDHVLPPILVLEFMFGLMGNVVALWMFIFHMDTWKPNSVYLTQLAVADSIVLFWLPFRADYYRRGEHWIHGDAMCRIMLFMLTANRGAGIFFLTAVAVDRYLKIVHPMNKINRMGLNYALWVSLGLWGMIIAATGYLLTNNHLFYRNNQTQCESFNICMGFSPLSTWHNTLYMTQFFLPTAIVTFCTVCITWQLKNKTIDTGGKIKRAVQFVMAVALIFIICFFPSTVSRIAVWILKAWYNECHYFKEASLAFYTSVCFTYFNSVLNPIVYYFSSSAFSGNFQKLFNRLLGRKEVEVPPASPETGTEISSANTVSGRSSNFQSLVQGEGLYSQSVSDLFIVM; encoded by the coding sequence ATGGCAAACTTCACTACTACAGAAGATGCCTGCTGCGCCTTTGAGTCTCCCATCCTGGACCATGTCCTGCCTCCCATCCTGGTGCTGGAGTTCATGTTTGGGCTGATGGGGAATGTTGTGGCTCTGTGGATGTTTATTTTCCACATGGACACCTGGAAGCCCAACTCTGTTTACCTCACACAGCTGGCCGTTGCCGACTCCATCGTCCTGTTCTGGCTTCCATTCAGAGCCGACTACTACAGACGCGGGGAGCACTGGATCCATGGTGATGCCATGTGCCGGATTATGCTGTTCATGTTGACGGCCAACCGCGGCGCTGGCATCTTCTTCCTCACTGCAGTGGCTGTCGACCGTTACCTCAAGATCGTTCACCCCATGAACAAGATCAACCGGATGGGCCTGAATTATGCTCTGTGGGTGTCTCTGGGCCTGTGGGGGATGATCATCGCTGCAACCGGGTACCTGCTGACCAACAATCACTTATTCTACCGCAACAACCAGACACAGTGCGAGAGCTTCAACATCTGCATGGGCTTCAGCCCGCTGTCTACGTGGCACAACACCTTATACATGACCCAGTTCTTCTTGCCCACTGCCATTGTCACCTTCTGCACGGTCTGCATCACCTGGCAGCTGAAGAACAAGACGATCGACACCGGGGGGAAGATCAAACGTGCGGTGCAGTTTGTCATGGCCGTGGCACTCATCTTCATAATTTGCTTCTTCCCCAGTACAGTGTCTCGGATTGCTGTGTGGATCCTCAAGGCCTGGTACAACGAGTGCCATTATTTCAAAGAGGCCAGTTTGGCGTTCTACACCTCTGTGTGTTTCACCTACTTCAACAGCGTGCTGAACCCCATCGTGTACTACTTCTCCAGCTCTGCCTTCAGTGGGAACTTCCAGAAGCTGTTCAACAGACTGCTGGGGAGGAAAGAGGTGGAGGTACCGCCAGCCTCGCCTGAGACTGGGACCGAGATCAGCAGCGCAAATACAGTATCAGGGAGGAGTAGTAACTTCCAATCACTGGTCCAGGGTGAGGGCCTGTACTCGCAAAGCGTCTCAGACTTATTCATTGTGATGTAA